A genomic stretch from Xiphophorus maculatus strain JP 163 A chromosome 14, X_maculatus-5.0-male, whole genome shotgun sequence includes:
- the LOC102228823 gene encoding homeobox protein HMX2-like: MPENMSKEDGPSRSACFTFTIDNILNLKQRQDGARLDALKEQRDTGSRSDFQRRCEEAWDVPRKDDSESDETVKPTVHSAERGESAAPLTAASSPEAQSAHGPEPQQQQQQQQQQQQQSAADTKAAVKKKTRTIFSKRQIFQLEATFDMKRYLSSSERACLASSLQLTETQVKIWFQNRRNKLKRQLSTDMEGPLAAEHFAEAGKNSQLPSFYKDSSLLGGCLLPMPFPVVYPTANAAPYIYFSNSAKYLGLFDGD, from the exons ATGCCCGAGAATATGAGCAAAGAGGACGGGCCGAGTCGGAGCGCATGTTTCACATTCACTATAGACAACATCTTAAACCTGAAGCAGCGGCAAGACGGCGCGCGTTTGGACGCCTTAAAGGAGCAGAGGGACACTGGGAGTAGGAGTGATTTTCAGAGGAGATGCGAGGAGGCATGGGACGTCCCGAGGAAGGATGACAGCGAGTCAGATGAGACAG TGAAGCCCACAGTCCATTCAGCGGAGCGCGGGGAGAGCGCCGCGCCGCTCACCGCTGCCTCCTCTCCGGAGGCGCAAAGCGCGCACGGCCCcgagccgcagcagcagcagcagcagcagcagcagcagcagcagcagtccgCCGCCGACACCAAAGCCGCGGTCAAGAAGAAGACCCGCACCATCTTCTCCAAGAGGCAGATCTTCCAGCTGGAGGCCACCTTCGACATGAAGCGCTACCTGAGCAGCTCGGAGAGGGCGTGCCTCGCCAGCTCGCTGCAGCTCACGGAGACCCAGGTGAagatctggttccagaaccgcCGCAACAAGCTCAAAAGACAGCTGTCCACGGACATGGAGGGCCCGCTGGCCGCGGAACACTTCGCCGAGGCGGGGAAAAACTCGCAGCTACCGAGTTTTTACAAGGACAGCAGCCTGCTGGGCGGATGTTTGTTACCCATGCCTTTCCCCGTCGTGTATCCGACCGCGAACGCCGCGCCTTACATCTACTTCTCCAACTCTGCCAAATATCTTGGCCTGTTTGACGGAGACTGA
- the LOC102229085 gene encoding homeobox protein HMX1-like: MLDGKAPRSQLGAPSFYIENLLRTSGADSSAGESVETSGFKVWGAAPFPMVSRVLETGQPLQKTGDIYGSSITDKWGVHATQRRGDYQVLPESAEESDESEEKRDDSLTNDKEEESVQSPCILGEDNCDTGEVKMLRKKKTRTVFSRTQVFQLESTFDLKRYLSSTERAGLAASLQLTETQVKIWFQNRRNKWKRQITADIESGGAVIPYAAHRVVRVPVVYREDIGTPLTLGGLPQVSPPLIGVSDPTCPLTGHLTHPLMFMSPPVTGLV; encoded by the exons ATGTTAGACGGTAAGGCGCCGAGATCGCAACTCGGTGCTCCGTCATTTTACATCGAGAATCTGCTGCGGACATCCGGCGCGGATTCCTCGGCGGGAGAGAGCGTGGAGACCTCCGGGTTCAAAGTTTGGGGGGCTGCGCCCTTCCCGATGGTCAGTAGGGTGCTGGAAACGGGACAGCCGCTTCAAAAAACTGGAG ATATTTATGGGTCCAGCATCACAGATAAATGGGGGGTCCATGCAACACAGAGACGAGGGGATTACCAAGTTTTACCAGAGTCAGCGGAGGAGAGCGACGAATCAGAGGAGAAGAGAGACGATAGTTTAACAAatgacaaagaggaagaaagtgTGCAGTCTCCCTGCATCCTCGGGGAGGATAACTGTGATACAG GTGAAGTCAAAATGCTGCGGAAGAAGAAGACGCGGACCGTGTTCAGCCGTACCCAGGTCTTCCAGCTGGAGTCCACCTTCGACCTGAAGCGCTACCTGAGCAGCACAGAGCGAGCCGGGCTGGCCGCCTCGCTGCAGCTCACGGAGACGCAGGTCAAGATCTGGTTTCAAAACCGCAGGAACAAGTGGAAACGCCAGATCACCGCCGACATAGAAAGCGGTGGAGCCGTCATACCTTACGCCGCCCACAGGGTCGTCAGAGTTCCTGTGGTGTACCGAGAGGACATTGGCACGCCTCTGACTCTGGGCGGCCTGCCTCAGGTGTCGCCGCCACTTATTGGGGTCTCAGATCCCACCTGTCCACTGACTGGGCATCTCACCCACCCATTGATGTTTATGTCACCACCGGTGACAGGACTGGTATGA